GTCTCATGGGGACCGTTATCCTCCATACAGGCTCACATCGACTATTCTGTAGTAGACAAGGCCGAGGAGACGTTTTACAATACCCACCACTTGGTACCCGGTATCCTTGTTACCGCCGGTCCTGTTTACACCTACGTGGATTACGCTATGGGTAAGAATCAGCCCTGGCTGACAGATGACTTCGGAAAGGGACTGGGTTCGGGAGTTGAAGATCCCGACTGGAACAGCCGTCTCAATGTCAATGTAGGTTACTACTTTTAAACAACTATTATGACTGAAAACAACGATAGAACGGTAAAAATAAAAGTCGAGGATCTTACACTGATCTTCGGTAAGCGCAAGAAAGAGGCACTGGCGATGCTTGAAAAAGGAGCATCGAAAAAGGAGATCCTGAAGAAGACAAAGTGCACAGTAGGGATCAACAAGGCCAGCTTCGAGGTGTATGAAGGAGAGGTCTTCGTGGTGATGGGCCTCTCCGGTAGTGGTAAGTCAACACTGATTCGCTGCCTGAACAGGTTGAACGAGCCGACCGCAGGGAAGGTTTTTTTCAAGGATCACGACATCACCCGTGAGGGAAACAAAGAACTGATGAAGACGCGCCGCTACGAAATGAGCATGGTGTTTCAGAAATTCGGCCTGCTGCCCCACAAGACCATCCTGGAGAATGCCGCTTTCGGCCTTGAGCTGCGAGGAGAACCTAAGGAAGAGAGGGAGAAAAAAGCACTTCAGGCACTCGAAACGGTAGGTCTGAAGGGATATGAGGAGCAGCTGCCCGCCGCCATGTCTGGCGGGATGCAGCAACGTGTTGGTCTGGCCAGGGCACTGGCAAACGACAGCGAGGTACTGCTGATGGACGAAGCGTTCTCGGCCCTCGACCCACTGATCAAGTCTGACATGCAGGATGAACTGTTGCAAATTCAGGAGAAGCTGCAGAAGACCATCGTCTTCATCACTCACGACCTGGATGAGGCAATCAAGCTGGGTGACCGCATCGTGATCATGAAGGATGGTGTGATCGAACAGATCGGCACCGCCGAGGAGATTCTCACCAACCCGGCCAGTGACTATGTAGAGGCATTCACGGAGAAAGTGGATCGCAAGACCATCATCACCGCTGAGACGCTGATGTTCCGCAAGCCCACCTTGCTGCATCTGAAGAAGGATGGTCCCATGCAGGCGATTCGCAAGATGCGCACCATCTCGGTAGATGTGCTGCCGGTGGAAGATGAGAAACGGGTGTTCCTGGGTTATGTATGGCTGAAAGATGTGCTGAAGCTGGCCGATAAGAACGAGAACTCGCTGCAGTCGGTGATCAGAACAGAGGTGCCGAGTGTCTACAGCCATTATACGGTGGAGGAGATGCTGCCACTAATCTCGAACCACAACTACCCGCTGGCGGTGGTCGACGAGGAGAGCAAGCGGTTGCTGGGTATCGTGACCCAGACCTCATTGATCATCGAGGCTACCCGCTTCGAGCGTGAAGAGGTGAAAGAGTTAATAGAAAAAGCAAACGATATTTGATATGGAAAGAGTAATAAACTTAGGTAAATATATAGAACAGGGAATCAATGCCCTGGAAGAGAATTTCTCTTTTCTGTGGAGCGCCATCGACGATGGGATCTCCTGGACGGTAGATCATCTCAACGACTTGTTGCTGGGCATTCCCTTTGTCCTCTTCCTGCTGCTTATCACTTTCCTGGCCTACTACGCCAAGACAGGCAGTAAGCTATTCAGGAAGGAGGGGCTGAAAATGGGGCTCGGATTGGCCTCCTTTGTGGTCGTCGGCTTCCTGCTGATCTATCTGATGGGCTACTGGGAGGATGCCATTCACACCACCACGCTGGTACTGGTGGCTACCTTTATTGCCCTGATCCTTGGAATTCCACTGGGAATCCTCTCGGCAAGAAACAGGACTGCTGATATGATCATACGCCCTATTCTCGATTTTATGCAGACGATGCCGGCCTTCGTATACCTGATTCCGGCCATCTTCTTTTTCAGCGTGGGGAATACGCCGGGCATCATTGCCACGGTAATCTTCTCACTGCCCCCGGCAGTGCGTCTCACCAGCCTCGGCATCAGGAATGTACCCTCTGATGTGGTGGAGGCGGGACATGCTTTCGGTGCCACCGAAAACCAAATCCTATACAAGATTCAGCTGCCGCTGGCCATGCCGACCATTTTGACCGGTGTGAACCAGGTGATCCTGCTGGCGCTCTCGATGGTGGTAATAGCCTCAATGGTAGGGGCCCGCGGACTGGGTAGCATCGTCTATCAGGGGATCCAGCAGAACGACATCGCGAAAGGGTTTGAGTCGGGTCTCGGGATTGTGATCCTGGCCATCATCCTCGATAGGATCACCCAGTCGATTGCCAATAAGAAATAGAATGATAATTTTAAAACAGAGTAATATGAAAAAAATGAGCAAACTACTGTCCATTCTTATGGCAGCATCGATTCTGCTGTTGATGACAGCCTGTGGCAACAGCCAGAAAAGTGACCGTGAAGAGGTGACCATCCTCTACCCCAATTGGGCCGAAGGAATTGCCCTCTCCTACCTGAGTAAGGTGGTGCTTGAAGAGAAGGGTTACGATGTGGATATGATCAACCTGGAACCGGGACTGATTTATGGTGAGCTGTCGAAAGAGAACTCAAAGGGGGATATCTTTCTTGATGCATGGTTACCCCACACTCACAAGGAATATTGGGAAGATTATGGCGACAAGCTGGAGAAGCTGGGTGAAGCATTTAGCGGCGGTACCACCGGGTTGGTGGTTCCCTCCTATGTCACCATCAACTCAATCGAGGAGCTGAATGCAAACCGAGACCGATTCGATGGTGAAATCATCGGTATTGGTAGTGGAGCAGGAATACATGCTAGCACACTGAATGCGATAGAAGCATATGATCTCGACTTTGAACAGATCACCTCCAGTGGCCCCGCAATGGTTGCCAGCCTCGACAAGGCAGTCAAGAATGAGGAGTGGATCGTGATTACCGGCTGGAAGCCTCACTTCAAGTGGATGAACTTCGACCTGAAGTACCTTGAGGATCCCAAAGGGGTTTATCCCACTGATGTGTGTGCCATCATCTCCAGAAGAGGATTTAAGGAGGATATGCCTGAATTGGCTGCCTTTTATGGCAAGTTCAATCTTAGCGAGGACTATCTTTACAGTCTGATGGCAGCCATTGATGAGCAGGGTGAAGAGGCGGGTGCCGCAGCATGGTACGAAGCCAATAAGGCGATGATAGACGGCTGGTTCGAGTGATCAATGCCACAATTCATTCGCTATGAAAAGAAGAAAGCCGCCCCGAGGGCGGCTTTCTTCTTTTTTAATCTGTCGGGATGAGGTGACTCGAACACCCGACCTCCACGTCCCGAACGTGGCGCGCTAGCCAACTGTGCTACATCCCGATGATTTGTGGGTGCAAAGGTAAATAATTTTTCTGTATTCGCTCAAATTTAAGATAAAAAACAATGTGATGCGTATAACGAATAAAAAAATTGGGTACATTTGCAGGGTAATCCTGCGGCAATAGCTCAGTCGGTAGAGCATTAGCTTCCCAAGCTGAGGGTCGCGAGTTCGAGTCTCGTTTGCCGCTCCCTCAACATCAAGCACTTATCGGTATTTACCGATAAGTGCTTTTTCTTTTGGGTAAACAATGGGTAAACATTTTCCGTAAAACATCAATAATTATCTCATTCCATCGATAAGATAATTCCCGTTAAGCATAAATATTCCAACCCTTTTTATTCCTAATTAATCGATATTATCTTCCCCAACTCTCCTACATTTCTTTCATCAATCCATCCCATTCCCCCATTGGTAACATTTAGGAGTATAACTACCTGTACCAACAATGTTACCAATCCTTGTAAAAACTGCTTTCCTTCACAAAATCACCAAAACAGCCAAAGAACCAATTACATAACAAGCTTCAGCGAACCACCCAACCCATTTAGAGACCACCCGGCCATCCTCCCAACCCCCTGGCAACCCCCAAAACGTGTTACCAATTCCCCCGGGAACGGTCACCCCTCCGCTCCCTTATCCCTTACAAAATCAAACCTATCTGCTGTTTATTGTTTTTTATTCTTATTTTTGTAGCGATGTCGGTCAAACGTAAGATATATTTTTCGGTGGTGCACTAATCCGAAATTGGGACATCGGCATGAGTCTTGTTATCTTGGTGCCTATCGTTCTCAAGTAGAACACTCGGCACAGCGTGTAAACTGGTAAGCGGTGTAATTGCTACAGCGTTTGTCGGATGAGTGATATTTTTTCACTTTTTGAAAAAATTCCTTTTGAAGCATGAGGTCTTTGGATTAAGATCAATTGCTGTGCGTATTTAATTCTAACTGTCCTTCCATGAGAGCGAAAGAAAAGCTTGAGTTCAACAAAGCTGAATTCGAATTCTACGAGCTTGTCAAAAAATCAATCTACGATCTTTATTCCCTGAGAACAAACAAACGAAAAACAGAAGAGTATTGCGACAATCATCTCTTTGCCGATGCCAGGTGTCGGGAAATCTTCAAAATCAACAACTGCAATCATGAATCGGTCAATTTCCATGAAAACGATGATGAAATAGATCACCTGATCTCCTACAGGGTCCGGAAGGAGATTCAAAACGCCATCTGCGACGACAAAACATTTATCTATGCCTACAACATCATCGAACGGGACAATAATCCCTACGACTATCATTACAAGAGCAAGAGTCTCCAACTCAAACCCGAGACTCTAACCACCTCGAGAGAGATCGAGGAGGAGATATCACGCTACAAGGAGGACTATCCGAAGAGCAATTTGAGCGACTACCTGATCGATGAGGCGAATTTTAAATTCTACAACGAACGCTTCTTGAATCTTAATTTTGATGATGAGGGGTGGCTCTTTATCTTCAACAAGGCTTACGAGATCTTCGATCGCATTCGCACCTTTGCTGCAAATCCCTCGCAAGCCCATCATATAGCCAACAACATCTATTTTGGCGACAAGCTGATGGAGGATGCAATACTCGACTTTCTACTCCTTCTGATCGATAACTACTCCTACGATCTGACACCGGAGCAGGTGAAGAAGTTCAGGTTGCTGGCATTCTTCATCCGCAAACATCGCGACCCGCAGACGCTGACAATTGAGAAGAAATATCTCGACAGAATTCCATCCCTCAACCTGGCTAAGGTGGACTGGATGAAAGCTACACGCTATTTCAAGGTGTTCGTCAATCGCTCACTTAGTTCACAAAACATGTGTGCAAGGGCAAGCAAGTGGCTTGAAAAAAATCTCCACCTTTTGGAGATCCGCCTCCGGCTCCTCTCTTTCAAAAGGTAGTATTTTTTTCGCCACCCTTGCACACACCGCATCCACACTTAGCTCTTGCGCTCCCACTCACTTCGCTCCCATTCCCCGTATCTGCAATGTGATTGGTTTTAAACACCCAACAGCATTCCCAATCACGGCCAGTCTAAGATCGCTTCGTTTGGTGCTCATCGCTGCGTGGCTGCTTGTTTTGTTGCACAACGCTCGCTCAATCCTCACGCGTGGCTACTCTTGCCCCCTTGAATCCCCAATAAGGTATTCGCTTCGCTCATACATTATTTGAAAGGGGGCAACCGCCACTCCGTGTTTCTGCTCGCCTGCGGGTCGCTCAGGCTAATCGGGGTGTCACACTTTTTGTAAATCTACCGCCCCACCACATCACCGGAGTCCCTTTCTAATCCCATCGCTTTGCCATGTCCATTCCGCTCGCTCCCTCTCCGCCCGACCCTCATGCTTCGGGTCGGACCGGATCCTGCGCTTGCTCCATTCACATCGCATCGCTCTCTCGGTTCTGCACCTCCGCGTTACTGCCGTGTTCGCTATAGCTCTCTCTGTCGGCAGCCGACCCTCATGCTTCGGGTCGATCTCCCTCCTCCGTTCGCTTCGCTCGCACCGCAACGCTCCCCGCGTTTACCACCACCGATCTTTCATCGGTGTGAGCTTGCTTCCGCTCCTCATCTGTTCCATTCCGCGCTTTCACGCCAGGCGCTTTCTACCAATGGACAAGGGATATCAAGCTTTCTTCCCGCCCTTGCAGCCAAGTATGCTTCGCACTTCGCTGCAAGGCCGCCCTCCCCAAAGCCCCTGGCGTTTCATCGCTCCATTCCACTCCTTTCGTCGCTCCACCAAGCTCACACCTTCCCGGAGGCCATATAACAAAAAGTCCGCCACCCCGGCTGTCATCAGCAGGCGTCACCAGCGCTCATTACTTCGCGCTCCCTCATGCCACCGCCTTCGCTCCACTCGCGTCGGCTCGCGCCTCGTCACTCCGCAAGCAAAAACAGGTCGCTGCGCTCCCCCGTTTTTCCATTGCTCCGTTCCAGCTCAAGGCTGCATTTCCTGTTCTTGTCCTATTTTAATCCATTAATAAAGGCTACAACATATAATTTCGTTTGTTCAGAAATAATCACTAAACTTGCAATTGTTGTTTTATTCAACTGTGTGGTTACTTTAATTAACTTATTTCTGAAACTACCCAAATGGTACTTTTTTAAGTCATTACCATCTCATTAATTTTATCAACTTATTACCGAAATTTTAAATATAGTCATTTTATTATGAGTGAATTAAATCAAATAATAGCTTCTCCTAAAAATGGAACCGAAGATTTGACTTTCAACGGACAAAAGACAGAATACAAGCTATTTGACTTTTGGCGTTGGAGCGTTTCGGATCTTTTGAGTAACGCTACCCGTGGTAGATTAGCCGAATTTATAGTTGGAACAGCAGTTGGAATAAATCCTGATCATATTCGCGACGAATGGGATACCTACGACCTGAAAACAGTAGATGGTATAAAAATCGAAGTAAAATCTGCTGCATACATCCAATGTTGGAGTCAAAAATGTTTTTCATCAATCTCATTTTCGATCAAGCGATCTTTTTATAGGGTTCCGGATACAAATAATGAATCTGTTAAACTTAAAAGATACGCTGACCTATACGTATTTTGTGTCTTAAAACACAAAGACCAGAATACAATTGACCCGTTAAAAATGGAACAGTGGGATTTCTACATCTTGCCTACTTTTCGCCTTGATAATTACAAAAGAAGTCAAAGTTCAATCACATTGAACTCTTTAAAGAAACTGACCGTTCCGGTGTCTTACATTGAATTAAATAACCGTATTCAGATAGCTTTTTCAGAACAAACAAATTACATTTCACATTCAGTTCAATGATGCAAGTACAAAAACTATATCAGCAAGAAGCCAAAATGATTTACGACATAAATGGAATTCCTTTGATACAGTATTTTTTTTAATAAAAATCCTATCCCCTTCCGCATTAAAAACCCTACATTTGCTCCATGCAAAAGGAACTCAACACCCAGAAAATCGAACTGATTCATCCTGAAAGCTCTGAGCAAAAATATCCCTACATCGGGGATATCCAGGCTGGGTTTCCCTCTCCGGCCGAAGATTTCTTCCACGATTACATCAGCCTCGACGAGCTGCTGATCGATCAAAAGGAGACCACATTCTTTGCCCGAGTGACCGGCAGTTCCATGAGCAACGATTTCAACGACGGTGATTTGCTCATCATCGACAAGAGCCTGGAGTGGGAGGAAAACAAAATTGCCCTCTGCTTCATCAATGGTGAGTTCACCTTAAAACGGATCAAGGTGAAAGATAATAAATGCTTCCTGCTCCCCTCGAACCATGATTTTCCCCTTATCGAGGTCAACTACGAACAGGGTGTGACGATCTGGGGCATTGTCAAATATTCAATTCGCAAACACTGATGTACGCGCTGGTCGACTGCAATAACTTTTACGCCTCCTGCGAAAGGGTTTTCAACCCTTCGCTGAACGGCAAACCTATCGTTGTTCTCTCGAACAACGACGGTTGTGTCATTGCCCGATCCAACGAGGCCAAAAGCCTCGGCATCCCCATGGGGGCGCCGGCTTTTGAGTATGAATCTGTTTTCCGTCGGAACAGTGTCAAAGTCTTCTCCGCAAACTTCCCGCTTTATGGTGACATGAGCCGCAGGGTGATGAGCCTGCTCTCCAACTTCTCCCCCGATCAGGAGATTTATTCCATCGACGAGTGCTTCCTGAATCTCGATGGCCTCAACGTGGACCTGCAACAGTATGGTCTGCAGATGAAATCCCGGGTCGAAAAGGGTACCGGTATCCCGATCAGCATTGGAATCGCACCCACCAAAGCTCTCTCCAAACTGGCCAACCGCATCGCGAAGAAGTTTCCCAAGGAGACCGGTGGCAGCTACGTGATCGACAGCGAAGAGAAAAGGATCAAAGCCCTCAAATGGTTGAAGGTGGAGGATATCTGGGGTGTGGGCAGAAGGAATGCGAAGAAACTCTATACCATCGGTGCCAACAAGGCCCTCGACTTTGTACAACTCCCCGAATCCTGGGTGCTGAAGAACATGACGATCGTCGGATTAAATCTTCAAAAGGATTTAAAAGGGATCCCCACCCTCGAGATGGTACCGGTGGAAAAGAAGAAGAGCATCGCTACCACTCGCACCTTCGAGTCGGATCTCCGCTCCTTCGATGAGGTGCGGGAGCGCATCACCACTTTCACGGCCATGGGTGCCGAGAAGTTGAGGCAGCAGCGGTCGCTCTGCAAAAAAATGATCGTTTTCCTCGAAACCAACCGTTTCAAAGAGCACGAAACGCAATACTACCCGTCCATACAGATCAAACTTCCTTTCCCGACCAACTCCACGCTCGAGCTGGTGA
This genomic window from Dysgonomonadaceae bacterium zrk40 contains:
- a CDS encoding glycine betaine/L-proline ABC transporter ATP-binding protein, with the translated sequence MTENNDRTVKIKVEDLTLIFGKRKKEALAMLEKGASKKEILKKTKCTVGINKASFEVYEGEVFVVMGLSGSGKSTLIRCLNRLNEPTAGKVFFKDHDITREGNKELMKTRRYEMSMVFQKFGLLPHKTILENAAFGLELRGEPKEEREKKALQALETVGLKGYEEQLPAAMSGGMQQRVGLARALANDSEVLLMDEAFSALDPLIKSDMQDELLQIQEKLQKTIVFITHDLDEAIKLGDRIVIMKDGVIEQIGTAEEILTNPASDYVEAFTEKVDRKTIITAETLMFRKPTLLHLKKDGPMQAIRKMRTISVDVLPVEDEKRVFLGYVWLKDVLKLADKNENSLQSVIRTEVPSVYSHYTVEEMLPLISNHNYPLAVVDEESKRLLGIVTQTSLIIEATRFEREEVKELIEKANDI
- a CDS encoding proline/glycine betaine ABC transporter permease, which produces MERVINLGKYIEQGINALEENFSFLWSAIDDGISWTVDHLNDLLLGIPFVLFLLLITFLAYYAKTGSKLFRKEGLKMGLGLASFVVVGFLLIYLMGYWEDAIHTTTLVLVATFIALILGIPLGILSARNRTADMIIRPILDFMQTMPAFVYLIPAIFFFSVGNTPGIIATVIFSLPPAVRLTSLGIRNVPSDVVEAGHAFGATENQILYKIQLPLAMPTILTGVNQVILLALSMVVIASMVGARGLGSIVYQGIQQNDIAKGFESGLGIVILAIILDRITQSIANKK
- a CDS encoding glycine betaine ABC transporter substrate-binding protein translates to MSKLLSILMAASILLLMTACGNSQKSDREEVTILYPNWAEGIALSYLSKVVLEEKGYDVDMINLEPGLIYGELSKENSKGDIFLDAWLPHTHKEYWEDYGDKLEKLGEAFSGGTTGLVVPSYVTINSIEELNANRDRFDGEIIGIGSGAGIHASTLNAIEAYDLDFEQITSSGPAMVASLDKAVKNEEWIVITGWKPHFKWMNFDLKYLEDPKGVYPTDVCAIISRRGFKEDMPELAAFYGKFNLSEDYLYSLMAAIDEQGEEAGAAAWYEANKAMIDGWFE
- the umuD gene encoding translesion error-prone DNA polymerase V autoproteolytic subunit, producing the protein MQKELNTQKIELIHPESSEQKYPYIGDIQAGFPSPAEDFFHDYISLDELLIDQKETTFFARVTGSSMSNDFNDGDLLIIDKSLEWEENKIALCFINGEFTLKRIKVKDNKCFLLPSNHDFPLIEVNYEQGVTIWGIVKYSIRKH
- a CDS encoding Y-family DNA polymerase, producing MYALVDCNNFYASCERVFNPSLNGKPIVVLSNNDGCVIARSNEAKSLGIPMGAPAFEYESVFRRNSVKVFSANFPLYGDMSRRVMSLLSNFSPDQEIYSIDECFLNLDGLNVDLQQYGLQMKSRVEKGTGIPISIGIAPTKALSKLANRIAKKFPKETGGSYVIDSEEKRIKALKWLKVEDIWGVGRRNAKKLYTIGANKALDFVQLPESWVLKNMTIVGLNLQKDLKGIPTLEMVPVEKKKSIATTRTFESDLRSFDEVRERITTFTAMGAEKLRQQRSLCKKMIVFLETNRFKEHETQYYPSIQIKLPFPTNSTLELVKFANIALKQIYKPYLYFKRGGVWFTDFVDANEFQPSLFFNSDPKHKKLMEAIDGLNHKYHKEVVRIATQDPRKHKMRQEHLSKHFTTDINEILTVGL